Sequence from the Streptomyces peucetius genome:
CGGCAAGGGGAACTTCGTCCGCAACCCCCTGCGCAGAATCACGTACGTCGGCGGCGGTTGCCTGTCCAGCGTGCGAACCATGGCTGACCCCGCCCTCGAAGTCACGATCCGCACGAACAGTCTCCGGGCGCAGGGGGACCTCGCCGCCCTGCTCAAGGTCTCGGCAAGCAGTCCGCTGACCGAGTTCCGCTGCCTCAGCCACGACGGGGAATCTCCGCACAGCCTTGCCCGGATCTACGTTCCTCGCGACCTGGCACCAGCCAACGTGCCCAGCCCGTCACCCTGGTGCAAGGGGACGGAAGCGGAGCTGACGGCGCTCTTCCCCCGACTGGCGTACGTCCAAGAGACGGTCAGTGCCCGCCTCCCGACACCGGAAGAAGTGGCGACGCTTCGGATCAGCTCAGCCCTGGCCGTTCTCGCGATCACCCGGGTCGCGGCCGACGTCACCGGGCGCGTGATCGAGGCCGCGCTCCTGGTGCTCCCCGGCGACCGCGCCAACGCGGTCTTCACTACACACCACATGACCGAAGAGAGAGGGCTGGAAGGATGACGACTCACAGCGAACTGCGCCTCCTCCCGTGGGCCGGCCCTGAGGGCAAGCCCTGCTACCTGAGCACCGACGACAGCGACGGTCACCTGTCCCGCCTAGCCGACCACACCGAAGCGGTGCAGCTCGGCATGGCGGCGGGACTCCTTGAGCACGCGTCAGAAGCGCTCCACGATGCAGAGCCGGAAGAGCTCCGGCTCCTAGCGACAATGCTGACGGGAGCGCTCCGGGCCACGCTCCGCGTGGCGACAAGCCGCGGCCACCGCCTAGCGACACGAGACCTGGCCGCTCGCGACGGAGACGACGAGGGCCCTCGGCTGCCGGCGTCGGCTTTCGGATAGCCGCAACGCACAGCCAACAACGAAGAGAAGCCCCGGGCTTACAGCCTGGGGCTTCTCTTCTTGGACCGGTACGCCATTTGCTGGGTGAGCTGGGGCGACACCCGCTTTGTAAGTTCGCTCCATCCGCGGCAGACACACGAAGTCAGGCGGTTGCATCGTCTACCGGCAGCTACGCAGGACCGCTGACATCCGCCACTGTTGATGTCAGCGGTGGATGTCAGCCCGCGCCACGAACGCTGGACTCAGCCCGGCACTGCTGCACCCGTCATCAAGGCGAAGCAAGCCCCGCCAACGACGCCTTCACAGAAGCCAGCAACCATCTGTCGACCAGCAACCATCAGGGAAGCCACCATAGCCATCACCCTCTCGCACACGGTCTGAGACGTTCCGGCACGGTTGGAGCGAGCAACGCGACGGCACACAAGTGCCACGAGTGCACACAGTCCGGAACCCAGCAGTGCTGGGCTCAGTCCAGCGTCGCGTCAGTATCGCAGCAATGGATCCAGCCTTGTCCAGGCCTGATTGTTGCCACGCCGGCGGTGGCTTGCCTTGCATGGTGGACTTCTTCGTCCCGAAGCAACTTGGGTGGGGACTCTGCCTTGGACCGGTGTGTCTCTCAGCTGCGCCGATGGTCCGCAGACGTTCGCCCTCGTCCGCCGCTGTTCGTTGGCGTTGTCACGCAGTTAGACACTCATCCATCGCCGCTGCTCCTCACCCGACGCTTGAGGTCCTCACCGACAGGACCGGCGAGATGCTGACCAGGTGGGGCCGGCGGATTCAGACTCCGATCACGATCGGCAGCGCGTCGGGTCGGCCGTAGGCGAGGATGCGCGTGAGTGCCTCTGTCATGCGAGCTATGTCCTCGGCTGGCGCATGCAGGACTGCCTCCACTACCGGGTCATCCAAGTACAGGTCTTCGAGGTATGCGGGGTCGAATGTGACCCGCAGGACATTCCCTTCCAGCTCCACCGTGCGCACGCATCCGTACGCGGTGTTCTGGTCGGGAGTGACAACGCAGTACGAGTCGCAGCCGGTGCGGATGTCCTGTTCGTCTGGTTCCTCGAAGCCACCTTGAAACTCGAGCGCGAAGCTCTCTTCGTCTTCTGACTCGGCAACGCCGGCAGTCGGGACGTAGATGTCCGGCGGCTGCTTCTCCTGCCACCCGTAGGCGATGTTCGCAATAAATCTGTATGTCACACGCGTGTTCTACCAGGCTGCGGCTGACCCTCAGAGGTCGGTGGAGTCTCAATGGTCGAGCCAAGCGGGGCCAGCCTGCTCTGCTGCCCTTGTTTGGGAGACCACGGATGCGGATGGCTCGCTGGGGGTTCTCTGACCTGCGCCCCACTGGCTGAACGACCGCTGTTCCCCGTGGTTCCCGCTGCTGCGGTTCACACCGGGCACGCCTCGGGCACGTACATGGTGGCCGATCCACCAACTCTCCTATGCTGTGTCGGCCTGAGTGGGGGGCTCCATGCACGGACGAACCGTTCTGATCGCGGGTGGCTGCATCGCCATCGGCGCGGCCTGCGTCGCGTTGCTGTACTTCGCGGTGCCCAGCGTTCCCCTGGCGCTCGCTGTCGTCATCGGGTTCTGGCCCAGTGTGCTGATTCTTGTGCGGCAGCGCTTGCGGGGCACATCTCGCGACCGGGACTGACGCACCAAGGTCGGTGGAGTCTCAATGACTGAGTCAAGCATCGTCGGCCAGGCGTGGAGCACTTCTTTGGAAGACGCCGTATGCGGATGCCTGCTGGCCTGCGGACACGCTGACCTGCGAGGGAGCGGGGTTGTGGCTGTCGTTCCCCGTGGCTCCCCTTTGGGCTCCGGTTGATCGGGCACGCGAAGGGCACGCGATGCTGACGTCATGACACGTGATCGGCTCGCCGCCGCCTTGGCTCTGAATGGCAGCGGCTCGGCGCGGGAAGCTCGCACCCTGTTGCTCGAC
This genomic interval carries:
- a CDS encoding GntR family transcriptional regulator yields the protein MPSRRHVIADDLRNEIATGRIKTGERLPSEAELASRYAVSTPTLRSALAVLQGEGLVEKIHGKGNFVRNPLRRITYVGGGCLSSVRTMADPALEVTIRTNSLRAQGDLAALLKVSASSPLTEFRCLSHDGESPHSLARIYVPRDLAPANVPSPSPWCKGTEAELTALFPRLAYVQETVSARLPTPEEVATLRISSALAVLAITRVAADVTGRVIEAALLVLPGDRANAVFTTHHMTEERGLEG
- a CDS encoding Imm10 family immunity protein produces the protein MTYRFIANIAYGWQEKQPPDIYVPTAGVAESEDEESFALEFQGGFEEPDEQDIRTGCDSYCVVTPDQNTAYGCVRTVELEGNVLRVTFDPAYLEDLYLDDPVVEAVLHAPAEDIARMTEALTRILAYGRPDALPIVIGV